Proteins encoded within one genomic window of Macaca fascicularis isolate 582-1 chromosome 16, T2T-MFA8v1.1:
- the TMEM94 gene encoding transmembrane protein 94 isoform X13 — protein MLFKQAELWMPHQGKGNKGEPPSALGLSTRKALSVLKEQLEAVLEGHLRERKKCLTWKEVWRSSFLHHSNRCSCFHWPGASLMLLAVLLLLGCCGGQPAGSRGVGLVNASALFLLLLLNLVLIGRQDRLKRREVERRLRGIIDQIQDALRDGREIQWPSAMYPDLHMPFAPSWSLHWAYRDGHLVNLPVSLLVEGDIIALRPGQESFASLRGIKDDEHIVLEPGDLFPPFSPPPSPRGEVERGPQSPQQHRLFRVLETPVIDNIRWCLDMALSRPVTALDNERFTVQSVMLHYAVPVVLAGFLITNALRFIFSAPGVTSWQYTLLQLQVNGVLPILPLLFPVLWVLATACGEARVLAQMSKASPSSLLAKFSEDTLSSYTEAVSSQEMLRCIWGHFLRVLRGTSPTLSHSSSLLHSLGSVTVLCCVDKQGILSWPNPSPETVLFFSGKVEPPHSSHEDLTDGLSTRSFCHPEVEEEPHERDALLAGSLNNALHLSSEQERGDWPGEAPKPPEPYSHHRAHGRSKHPSGSNVSFSRDTEGGEEEPSKTQPGMESDPYEAEDFVCDYHLEMLSLSQDQQNPSCIQFDDSNWQLHLTSLKPLGLNVLLNLCNASVTERLCRFSDHLCNIALQESHSAVLPVHVPWGLCELARLIGFTPGAKELFKQENHLALYRLPSAETMKETSLGRLSCVTKRRPPLSHMISLFIKDTTTSTEQMLSHGTADVVLEACTDFWDGADIYPLSGSDRKKVLDFYQRACLSGYCSAFAYKPMNCALSSQLNGKCIELVQVPGQSSIFTMCELPSTIPIKQSARRSSWSSDEGIGEVLEKEDCMQALSGQIFMGMVSSQYQARLDIVRLIDGLVNACIRFVYFSLEDELKSKVFAEKMGLETGWNCHISLTPNGDMPGSEIPPSSPSHAGSLHDDLNQVSRDDAEGLLLMEEEGHSDLISFQPTDSDIPSFLEDSNRAKLPRGIHQVRPHLQNIDNVPLLVPLFTDCTPETMCEMIKIMQEYGEVTCCLGSSANLRNSCLFLQSDISIALDPLYPSRCSWETFGYATSTSMAQASDGLSPLQLSGQLNSLPCSLTFRQEETISIIRLIEQARHATYGIRKCFLFLLQCQLTLVVIQFLSCLVQLPPLLSTTDILWLSCFCYPLLSISLLGKPPHSSIMSMATGKNLQSIPKKTQHYFLLCFLLKFSLTISSCLICFGFTLQSFCDSSRARNLTNCSSIMLPSNDDRAPAWFEDFANGLLSAQKLTAALIVLHTVFISITHVHRTKPLWRKSPLTNLWWAVTVPVVLLGQVVQTAVDLQLWTHRDSHVHFGLEDVPLLTWLLGCLSLVLVVVTNEIVKLHEIRVRVRYQKRQKLQFETKLGMNSPF, from the exons ATGCTCTTCAAGCAGGCAGAGCTATGGATGCCCCATCAGGGCAAAGGCAACAAA GGCGAGCCTCCCTCGGCCCTGGGCCTGTCCACGCGGAAGGCCCTCAGCGTCCTGAAGGAGCAGCTGGAGGCAGTGCTGGAAGGACATCTCAGGGAGCGGAAGAAGTGTCTGACCTGGAAG GAGGTGTGGAGAAGTAGCTTCCTCCACCACAGTAACCGCTGCTCCTGCTTCCACTGGCCGGGGGCCTCACTCATGCTACTggctgtgctgctgctgctgggctgCTGTGGGGGCCAGCCGGCTGGGAG CCGTGGGGTAGGGCTGGTGAACGCCTCGGCCTTGTTCCTGTTGCTGCTTCTCAACCTTGTGCTCATCGGGCGGCAAGACCGGCTGAAGCGTCGGGAGGTAGAGCGGAGGCTGCGAGGGATCATTGACCAAATCCAAG ATGCCCTCAGGGATGGCAGGGAGATCCAGTGGCCCAGTGCCATGTATCCAGACCTCCACATGCCCTTTGCACCATCCTGGTCCCTGCACTGGGCCTACAGAGATGGACACCTGGTCAACCTGCCAGTCAGCCTGCTGGTTGAAGGAGACATCATAGCTTTGAGGCCTGGCCAGGAATCGTTTGCTTCTCTGAGGGGGATCAAG GATGATGAGCACATTGTCCTGGAGCCAGGAGACCTCTTCCCCCCCTTCTCCCCTCCACCCTCGCCCCGGGGAGAAGTGGAGAGAGGGCCACAGAGCCCCCAGCAGCACCGGCTTTTCCGTGTCCTTGAGACCCCTGTGATTGACAACATCAG GTGGTGCCTGGACATGGCCCTGTCCCGACCAGTCACCGCCCTGGACAATGAGCGGTTCACAGTGCAGTCGGTGATGCTACACTATgctgtgcctgtggtcctg GCCGGCTTCCTCATCACCAATGCCCTGCGCTTCATCTTCAGTGCCCCGGGGGTCACTTCCTGGCAGTACACCCTCCTGCAGCTCCAG GTGAATGGCGTCCTGCCCATCCTCCCCCTGCTCTTTCCAGTCCTCTGGGTTCTGGCAACCGCTTGTGGAGAGGCCCGTGTCCTGGCCCAGATGAGcaaggcctcacccagctccctg CTGGCTAAGTTCTCAGAGGACACTCTCAGCAGCTATACGGAGGCTGTCTCCTCTCAG GAAATGCTGCGCTGCATTTGGGGCCACTTCCTGAGGGTGCTCCGGGGGACGTCGCCAACGCTGAGCCACAGTTCCAGCCTGCTGCACAGCCTGGGCTCCGTCACG GTCCTATGCTGTGTGGACAAACAGGGGATCCTGTCTTGGCCAAATCCCAGCCCAGAGACTGTACTGTTCTTCAGCGGGAAGGTGGAGCCCCCTCACAGCAGCCATGAGGACCTCACCGATGGCCTATCCACCCGCTCCTTCTGCCATCCTGAGGTAGAGGAGGAG CCCCATGAGCGAGACGCCCTCCTGGCTGGCTCCCTGAACAACGCTCTGCACCTTTCCAGCGAGCAGGAGCGTGGCGACTGGCCTGGCGAGGCTCCCAAGCCCCCCGAGCCCTACTCACACCACAGAGCGCACGGCCGCAGCAAACACCCATCTGGCTCCAACGTGAGCTTCAGCAGGGACACCGAGGGTGGCGAAGAAGAGCCCAGCAAG ACCCAGCCCGGGATGGAGAGCGACCCCTACGAAGCAGAGGACTTTGTGTGTGACTACCACCTGGAGATGCTGAGCCTGTCCCAGGACCAGCAGAACCCCTCCTGCATCCAGTTTGATGACTCCAACTGGCAGCTGCACCTCACCTCCCTCAAACCCCTGGGCCTCAACGTGCTGCTGAATCTGTGTAATGCCAGCGTCACCGAGCGCCTGTGCCGATTCTCCGACCACCTGTGCAACATCGCCCTGCAAGAGAGCCACAGTGCCGTGCTGCCCGTGCATGTGCCCTGGGGCCTCTGCGAGCTTGCCCGCCTCATTG GCTTCACTCCTGGGGCCAAGGAGCTCTTCAAGCAGGAGAACCACCTGGCGCTGTACCGCCTCCCCAGTGCTGAGACAATGAAGGAGACATCCCTGGGGCGGCTCTCCTGTGTCACCAAGCGGCGGCCTCCCCTCAGCCACATGATCAGCCTCTTCATTAAAGACACCACCACCA GCACAGAGCAGATGCTGTCCCATGGCACCGCTGATGTGGTCTTAGAAGCCTGCACAGACTTCTGGGACGGAGCTGACATCTACCCTCTCTCGGGATCTGACAG AAAGAAAGTGCTGGACTTCTACCAGCGAGCCTGCCTGTCTGGGTATTGCTCTGCCTTCGCCTACAAGCCCATGAACTGCGCCCTGTCCTCTCAGCTCAATGGCAAGTGCATCGAGCTGGTACAGGTGCCTGGCCAAAGCAGCATCTTCACCATGTGCGAGCTGCCCAGCACCATCCCCATCAAGCAGAGCGCCCGCCGCAGCAGCTGGAGCTCTGACG AAGGGATCGGGGAGGTGCTGGAGAAGGAAGACTGCATGCAGGCCCTGAGCGGCCAGATCTTCATGGGCATGGTGTCCTCCCAGTACCAGGCCCGGCTGGACATCGTACGCCTCATCGACGGGCTCGTCAACGCCTGCATCCGCTTTGTCTACTTCTCTTTGGAGGATGAGCTCAAAAGCAAG GTATTTGCAGAAAAAATGGGCCTGGAGACAGGCTGGAACTGCCACATCTCCCTCACGCCCAATGGTGACATGCCTGGCTCCGAGATCCccccctccagccccagccatgCAGGCTCCCTACACGATGACCTGAATCAGG TGTCCCGAGACGATGCAGAAGGGCTCCTCCTCATGGAGGAGGAGGGCCACTCCGACCTCATCAGCTTCCAGCCTACGGACAGCGACATCCCCAGCTTCCTGGAGGACTCCAACCGG GCTAAGCTGCCCCGGGGTATCCACCAAGTGCGGCCCCACCTGCAGAACATTGACAACGTGCCCCTGCTAGTGCCCCTCTTCACCGACTGTACCCCGGAGA CCATGTGTGAGATGATAAAGATCATGCAAGAGTACGGGGAGGTGACCTGCTGCCTGGGCAGCTCTGCCAACCTGCGGAACAGCTGCCTCTTCCTCCAGAGTGACATCAG CATTGCCCTGGATCCCCTGTACCCATCCCGTTGCTCCTGGGAGACCTTTGGCTACGCCACTAGCACCAGCATGGCCCAGGCCTCGGATGGCCTTTCTCCCCTGCAGCTGTCAGGGCAGCTCAACAGCCTGCCCTGCTCCCTGACCTTTCGCCAGGAGGAGACCATCAGCATCATCCGGCTTATCGAACAG GCTCGGCACGCCACCTATGGCATCCGTAAGTGCTTCCTCTTCCTGCTGCAGTGCCAGCTGACTCTCGTGGTCATCCAG TTCCTTTCTTGCCTGGTCCAGCTGCCGCCACTCCTGAGTACCACTGACATCCTGTGGCTGTCCTGCTTTTGCTACCCTCTGCTCAG CATCTCTCTGCTGGGGAAGCCCCCCCATAGCTCCATCATGTCTATGGCAACAGGAAAAAACCTCCAGTCCATTCCCAAGAAG ACCCAGCACTACTTCCTGCTCTGCTTCCTGCTCAAGTTCAGCCTCACCATCAGCTCGTGCCTCATCTGCTTTGGCTTCACACTGCAGAGCTTCTGTGATAGCTCCCGGGCCCGCAACCTCACCAACTGCTCCTCCATCATGCTGCCCAG CAACGACGACAGGGCTCCAGCCTGGTTTGAGGACTTTGCCAACGGACTGCTGTCGGCTCAGAAGCTCACGGCCGCCCTGATTGTTCTGCACACTG TCTTCATTTCCATCACCCATGTGCATCGCACCAAGCCCCTGTGGAGAAAGAGCCCCTTGACCAACCTCTGGTGGGCCGTGACAGTGCCTGTGGT GCTGCTGGGTCAGGTGGTCCAGACGGCCGTGGACCTGCAGCTCTGGACGCACAGGGACAGCCATGTCCACTTTGGCCTGGAGGACGTGCCCTTGCTGACATGGCTCCTGGGCTGCCTGTCCCTGGTCCTTGTGGTGGTGACCAATGAGATCGTGAAGCTACATGAGATTCG GGTCCGAGTCCGCTACCAGAAGCGACAGAAGCTGCAGTTTGAAACTAAGCTAGGCATGAACTCTCCCTTCTGA
- the TMEM94 gene encoding transmembrane protein 94 isoform X4: MLFKQAELWMPHQGKGNKGEPPSALGLSTRKALSVLKEQLEAVLEGHLRERKKCLTWKEVWRSSFLHHSNRCSCFHWPGASLMLLAVLLLLGCCGGQPAGRYAPRGCSPTFPAVLSVLLQHLGRPGLRGGLSPPSCSCRGVGLVNASALFLLLLLNLVLIGRQDRLKRREVERRLRGIIDQIQDALRDGREIQWPSAMYPDLHMPFAPSWSLHWAYRDGHLVNLPVSLLVEGDIIALRPGQESFASLRGIKDDEHIVLEPGDLFPPFSPPPSPRGEVERGPQSPQQHRLFRVLETPVIDNIRWCLDMALSRPVTALDNERFTVQSVMLHYAVPVVLAGFLITNALRFIFSAPGVTSWQYTLLQLQVNGVLPILPLLFPVLWVLATACGEARVLAQMSKASPSSLLAKFSEDTLSSYTEAVSSQEMLRCIWGHFLRVLRGTSPTLSHSSSLLHSLGSVTVLCCVDKQGILSWPNPSPETVLFFSGKVEPPHSSHEDLTDGLSTRSFCHPEPHERDALLAGSLNNALHLSSEQERGDWPGEAPKPPEPYSHHRAHGRSKHPSGSNVSFSRDTEGGEEEPSKTQPGMESDPYEAEDFVCDYHLEMLSLSQDQQNPSCIQFDDSNWQLHLTSLKPLGLNVLLNLCNASVTERLCRFSDHLCNIALQESHSAVLPVHVPWGLCELARLIGFTPGAKELFKQENHLALYRLPSAETMKETSLGRLSCVTKRRPPLSHMISLFIKDTTTSTEQMLSHGTADVVLEACTDFWDGADIYPLSGSDRKKVLDFYQRACLSGYCSAFAYKPMNCALSSQLNGKCIELVQVPGQSSIFTMCELPSTIPIKQSARRSSWSSDEGIGEVLEKEDCMQALSGQIFMGMVSSQYQARLDIVRLIDGLVNACIRFVYFSLEDELKSKVFAEKMGLETGWNCHISLTPNGDMPGSEIPPSSPSHAGSLHDDLNQVSRDDAEGLLLMEEEGHSDLISFQPTDSDIPSFLEDSNRAKLPRGIHQVRPHLQNIDNVPLLVPLFTDCTPETMCEMIKIMQEYGEVTCCLGSSANLRNSCLFLQSDISIALDPLYPSRCSWETFGYATSTSMAQASDGLSPLQLSGQLNSLPCSLTFRQEETISIIRLIEQARHATYGIRKCFLFLLQCQLTLVVIQFLSCLVQLPPLLSTTDILWLSCFCYPLLSISLLGKPPHSSIMSMATGKNLQSIPKKTQHYFLLCFLLKFSLTISSCLICFGFTLQSFCDSSRARNLTNCSSIMLPSNDDRAPAWFEDFANGLLSAQKLTAALIVLHTVFISITHVHRTKPLWRKSPLTNLWWAVTVPVVLLGQVVQTAVDLQLWTHRDSHVHFGLEDVPLLTWLLGCLSLVLVVVTNEIVKLHEIRVRVRYQKRQKLQFETKLGMNSPF; encoded by the exons ATGCTCTTCAAGCAGGCAGAGCTATGGATGCCCCATCAGGGCAAAGGCAACAAA GGCGAGCCTCCCTCGGCCCTGGGCCTGTCCACGCGGAAGGCCCTCAGCGTCCTGAAGGAGCAGCTGGAGGCAGTGCTGGAAGGACATCTCAGGGAGCGGAAGAAGTGTCTGACCTGGAAG GAGGTGTGGAGAAGTAGCTTCCTCCACCACAGTAACCGCTGCTCCTGCTTCCACTGGCCGGGGGCCTCACTCATGCTACTggctgtgctgctgctgctgggctgCTGTGGGGGCCAGCCGGCTGGGAGGTATGCACCCAGAGGCTGCTCCCCAACCTTTCCAGCTGTCCTGTCCGTCCTGCTGCAGCACCTGGGACGGCCAGGGCTCCGAGGGGGGCTGTCACCCCCAAGCTGCTCCTG CCGTGGGGTAGGGCTGGTGAACGCCTCGGCCTTGTTCCTGTTGCTGCTTCTCAACCTTGTGCTCATCGGGCGGCAAGACCGGCTGAAGCGTCGGGAGGTAGAGCGGAGGCTGCGAGGGATCATTGACCAAATCCAAG ATGCCCTCAGGGATGGCAGGGAGATCCAGTGGCCCAGTGCCATGTATCCAGACCTCCACATGCCCTTTGCACCATCCTGGTCCCTGCACTGGGCCTACAGAGATGGACACCTGGTCAACCTGCCAGTCAGCCTGCTGGTTGAAGGAGACATCATAGCTTTGAGGCCTGGCCAGGAATCGTTTGCTTCTCTGAGGGGGATCAAG GATGATGAGCACATTGTCCTGGAGCCAGGAGACCTCTTCCCCCCCTTCTCCCCTCCACCCTCGCCCCGGGGAGAAGTGGAGAGAGGGCCACAGAGCCCCCAGCAGCACCGGCTTTTCCGTGTCCTTGAGACCCCTGTGATTGACAACATCAG GTGGTGCCTGGACATGGCCCTGTCCCGACCAGTCACCGCCCTGGACAATGAGCGGTTCACAGTGCAGTCGGTGATGCTACACTATgctgtgcctgtggtcctg GCCGGCTTCCTCATCACCAATGCCCTGCGCTTCATCTTCAGTGCCCCGGGGGTCACTTCCTGGCAGTACACCCTCCTGCAGCTCCAG GTGAATGGCGTCCTGCCCATCCTCCCCCTGCTCTTTCCAGTCCTCTGGGTTCTGGCAACCGCTTGTGGAGAGGCCCGTGTCCTGGCCCAGATGAGcaaggcctcacccagctccctg CTGGCTAAGTTCTCAGAGGACACTCTCAGCAGCTATACGGAGGCTGTCTCCTCTCAG GAAATGCTGCGCTGCATTTGGGGCCACTTCCTGAGGGTGCTCCGGGGGACGTCGCCAACGCTGAGCCACAGTTCCAGCCTGCTGCACAGCCTGGGCTCCGTCACG GTCCTATGCTGTGTGGACAAACAGGGGATCCTGTCTTGGCCAAATCCCAGCCCAGAGACTGTACTGTTCTTCAGCGGGAAGGTGGAGCCCCCTCACAGCAGCCATGAGGACCTCACCGATGGCCTATCCACCCGCTCCTTCTGCCATCCTGAG CCCCATGAGCGAGACGCCCTCCTGGCTGGCTCCCTGAACAACGCTCTGCACCTTTCCAGCGAGCAGGAGCGTGGCGACTGGCCTGGCGAGGCTCCCAAGCCCCCCGAGCCCTACTCACACCACAGAGCGCACGGCCGCAGCAAACACCCATCTGGCTCCAACGTGAGCTTCAGCAGGGACACCGAGGGTGGCGAAGAAGAGCCCAGCAAG ACCCAGCCCGGGATGGAGAGCGACCCCTACGAAGCAGAGGACTTTGTGTGTGACTACCACCTGGAGATGCTGAGCCTGTCCCAGGACCAGCAGAACCCCTCCTGCATCCAGTTTGATGACTCCAACTGGCAGCTGCACCTCACCTCCCTCAAACCCCTGGGCCTCAACGTGCTGCTGAATCTGTGTAATGCCAGCGTCACCGAGCGCCTGTGCCGATTCTCCGACCACCTGTGCAACATCGCCCTGCAAGAGAGCCACAGTGCCGTGCTGCCCGTGCATGTGCCCTGGGGCCTCTGCGAGCTTGCCCGCCTCATTG GCTTCACTCCTGGGGCCAAGGAGCTCTTCAAGCAGGAGAACCACCTGGCGCTGTACCGCCTCCCCAGTGCTGAGACAATGAAGGAGACATCCCTGGGGCGGCTCTCCTGTGTCACCAAGCGGCGGCCTCCCCTCAGCCACATGATCAGCCTCTTCATTAAAGACACCACCACCA GCACAGAGCAGATGCTGTCCCATGGCACCGCTGATGTGGTCTTAGAAGCCTGCACAGACTTCTGGGACGGAGCTGACATCTACCCTCTCTCGGGATCTGACAG AAAGAAAGTGCTGGACTTCTACCAGCGAGCCTGCCTGTCTGGGTATTGCTCTGCCTTCGCCTACAAGCCCATGAACTGCGCCCTGTCCTCTCAGCTCAATGGCAAGTGCATCGAGCTGGTACAGGTGCCTGGCCAAAGCAGCATCTTCACCATGTGCGAGCTGCCCAGCACCATCCCCATCAAGCAGAGCGCCCGCCGCAGCAGCTGGAGCTCTGACG AAGGGATCGGGGAGGTGCTGGAGAAGGAAGACTGCATGCAGGCCCTGAGCGGCCAGATCTTCATGGGCATGGTGTCCTCCCAGTACCAGGCCCGGCTGGACATCGTACGCCTCATCGACGGGCTCGTCAACGCCTGCATCCGCTTTGTCTACTTCTCTTTGGAGGATGAGCTCAAAAGCAAG GTATTTGCAGAAAAAATGGGCCTGGAGACAGGCTGGAACTGCCACATCTCCCTCACGCCCAATGGTGACATGCCTGGCTCCGAGATCCccccctccagccccagccatgCAGGCTCCCTACACGATGACCTGAATCAGG TGTCCCGAGACGATGCAGAAGGGCTCCTCCTCATGGAGGAGGAGGGCCACTCCGACCTCATCAGCTTCCAGCCTACGGACAGCGACATCCCCAGCTTCCTGGAGGACTCCAACCGG GCTAAGCTGCCCCGGGGTATCCACCAAGTGCGGCCCCACCTGCAGAACATTGACAACGTGCCCCTGCTAGTGCCCCTCTTCACCGACTGTACCCCGGAGA CCATGTGTGAGATGATAAAGATCATGCAAGAGTACGGGGAGGTGACCTGCTGCCTGGGCAGCTCTGCCAACCTGCGGAACAGCTGCCTCTTCCTCCAGAGTGACATCAG CATTGCCCTGGATCCCCTGTACCCATCCCGTTGCTCCTGGGAGACCTTTGGCTACGCCACTAGCACCAGCATGGCCCAGGCCTCGGATGGCCTTTCTCCCCTGCAGCTGTCAGGGCAGCTCAACAGCCTGCCCTGCTCCCTGACCTTTCGCCAGGAGGAGACCATCAGCATCATCCGGCTTATCGAACAG GCTCGGCACGCCACCTATGGCATCCGTAAGTGCTTCCTCTTCCTGCTGCAGTGCCAGCTGACTCTCGTGGTCATCCAG TTCCTTTCTTGCCTGGTCCAGCTGCCGCCACTCCTGAGTACCACTGACATCCTGTGGCTGTCCTGCTTTTGCTACCCTCTGCTCAG CATCTCTCTGCTGGGGAAGCCCCCCCATAGCTCCATCATGTCTATGGCAACAGGAAAAAACCTCCAGTCCATTCCCAAGAAG ACCCAGCACTACTTCCTGCTCTGCTTCCTGCTCAAGTTCAGCCTCACCATCAGCTCGTGCCTCATCTGCTTTGGCTTCACACTGCAGAGCTTCTGTGATAGCTCCCGGGCCCGCAACCTCACCAACTGCTCCTCCATCATGCTGCCCAG CAACGACGACAGGGCTCCAGCCTGGTTTGAGGACTTTGCCAACGGACTGCTGTCGGCTCAGAAGCTCACGGCCGCCCTGATTGTTCTGCACACTG TCTTCATTTCCATCACCCATGTGCATCGCACCAAGCCCCTGTGGAGAAAGAGCCCCTTGACCAACCTCTGGTGGGCCGTGACAGTGCCTGTGGT GCTGCTGGGTCAGGTGGTCCAGACGGCCGTGGACCTGCAGCTCTGGACGCACAGGGACAGCCATGTCCACTTTGGCCTGGAGGACGTGCCCTTGCTGACATGGCTCCTGGGCTGCCTGTCCCTGGTCCTTGTGGTGGTGACCAATGAGATCGTGAAGCTACATGAGATTCG GGTCCGAGTCCGCTACCAGAAGCGACAGAAGCTGCAGTTTGAAACTAAGCTAGGCATGAACTCTCCCTTCTGA